CCACCGGGAAGCCGAAGGGGGTGAAACACACCACTGCCGGCTACCTTGCGTGGACGGCGTGGACCTCGCAGAATGTCCTCGACGTCAAGCCGGAAGACACCTACTTCTGCTCGGCCGACATCGGCTGGATCACCGGGCACTCCTACATCGTCTACGGCCCGCTCGCCCTCGGCACGACGACGACGATGTACGAGGGGGCCCCTGACTACCCCGAGCAGGACCGCTTCTGGGAGATCGTCGACGACCTCGACGTCACGCAGTTCTACACGGCACCGACGGCGATCCGCTCGTTCATGAAGTGGGGTGCGGAGTACCCCGAGCGCCACGAC
This DNA window, taken from Salifodinibacter halophilus, encodes the following:
- a CDS encoding AMP-binding protein; amino-acid sequence: TGKPKGVKHTTAGYLAWTAWTSQNVLDVKPEDTYFCSADIGWITGHSYIVYGPLALGTTTTMYEGAPDYPEQDRFWEIVDDLDVTQFYTAPTAIRSFMKWGAEYPERHD